In Scleropages formosus chromosome 10, fSclFor1.1, whole genome shotgun sequence, a single genomic region encodes these proteins:
- the LOC114911614 gene encoding protocadherin Fat 4-like, which produces MCELFENLPASLVCEVMAIDADSGIFGKVEYSIFSGNVDKVFAVDADTGALATTKSLDREKISSYTLTIQATDKENRLNTGTVIVHIAVLDTNDHAPRFSHIFFAEVSEDTPVGSTIIQITSTDEDIDENALITYAVINQISMTGSLPFAIEKTTGNIVVIRSLDREVQSHYIIKSQYSAIITETKAQEIFVMQVHAVDADLGQNAQILYYIEPPNDIFGVNASTGDIVTKQPVSFHDSQLHSFTVVASDCGDIPHQSSTTVTVTIVPYNHFPPAFHPSKHILSIPHNLDLGTAVVQLLALDQDDHSVGPAVEYMASGGNASMFFEVEHNSGLVRLRRILGPTLNTVLTLTVVAKDNGVPPLSSQTTVSFLITEVNHFAPQFSESQSTQSLCLKTHQLERQSFKQKPVTGILVSMQR; this is translated from the exons ATGTGTGAACTTTTTGAGAATTTACCTGCAAGTCTGGTGTGTGAAGTGATGGCTATTGATGCAGATTCAGGAATATTTGGAAAAGTGGAGTATAGTATTTTCAGCGGCAATGTGGACAAAGTCTTTGCAGTTGATGCGGACACTGGCGCTTTAGCAACAACAAAAAGTTTAGACAGAGAAAAAATATCAAGCTATACCTTAACAATTCAAGCTACAGACAAAGAAAATAGACTCAATACAGGCACAGTTATAGTGCACATAGCTGTTCTCGATACAAATGACCATGCTCCTCGTTTTTCACACATCTTTTTTGCAGAGGTTTCTGAAGACACTCCAGTTGGATCTACCATAATTCAAATCACTTCTACAGATGAGGACATTGATGAGAATGCTCTTATCACTTATGCAGTCATCAACCAAATATCAATGACTGGCAGCCTTCCTTTTGCTATTGAAAAGACCACTGGGAATATAGTAGTCATACGGTCTTTAGATAGGGAGGTACAAAGCCACTACATAATCAAA TCCCAATATTCTGCCATCATCACGGAAACTAAAGCTCAAGAAATATTTGTAATGCAAGTTCATGCTGTGGATGCCGACCTTGGGCAGAATGCGCAAATCCTATACTATATTGAACCTCCCAATGATATATTTGGAGTTAACGCATCTACAGGAGACATTGTGACAAAACAGCCAGTTTCATTTCATGATTCACAATTACACAGCTTTACGGTGGTAGCATCAGACTGTGGTGACATTCCACATCAAAGTAGCACAACTGTCACTGTCACAATTGTGCCTTACAATCATTTCccaccagcttttcacccttcTAAGCATATATTGTCAATCCCTCATAATTTAGATTTGGGAACTGCAGTGGTTCAGTTGTTAGCCTTGGATCAAGATGATCACTCAGTGGGACCAGCTGTAGAGTATATGGCCAGTGGAGGAAATGCATCCATGTTCTTTGAAGTGGAACATAACAGTGGATTAGTACGACTAAGAAGAATCTTAGGGCCAACCTTAAACACTGTTTTAACCCTTACAGTAGTGGCAAAAGATAATGGAGTTCCACCTCTTTCATCTCAAACAACTGTCAGTTTTTTAATTACTGAGGTAAACCATTTCGCTCCACAATTCTCTGAATCTCAG AGTACACAGTCTCTGTGCCTGAAAACTCACCAGTTGGAACGACAGTCATTCAAACAAAAGCCAGTGACAGGGATTCTGGTGTCAATGCAGAGATAA